The DNA sequence TAATCATTTATTAATAGATTCAAATTTTGATGGTATTTTTGAATCTGGTGTTACTCAAATTTCAGGATCCGAAATTCATTTTAAAATAAACCCATCACCTACTGGAAACACGCCATTTCAATTTTTAGCAAATCAAGTAGATGGATTTACCTTTATTCATACATCAAACAACGCTACAACATCTACTATTTTTAATGGAGGACTTTCGCTTACTTCCTTTAAAAAAGATACTGATTTAGATGGAATTGAAGACGCATTAGACTTAGATAGCGACAACGATGGTATTCCTGATTTCATTGAAAACACTGGAACATTTATACCCTTATCAGGTATTGATATTGATTTAAATGGTTTAGATGATGCTTACGACATCACTACATTACCTACGGACACTGATGGGGATGGTATTTATGATTTTTACGATTTAGATAGTGATAACGATGGTATTTATGATCTGTATGAATCTGGTAGTGGTTTACCTGATTTAGATATGAACGGTATAGTAGATGGTAATTCATTTGGCACCAACGGATGGGCTGATGCGGCTGAAACAACTCCAGACAGTAGTTTTATTGGTTATATACTTAATGATTTAGACGCTGACAATATTTTTAGCTATTTAGATTCAGATAGTGACGGCGACGGTTGTACCGATGTTATTGAAGCTGGTTTTTCTGATGGTAATGGAAATACTTTTTTAGGAGATAATATTCCCACTATTAATTATAATGGTTTAGTTAATAATGCCTCCGATGGTTATACCCTTCCAAATTCAGATTATTTAACTGCTGCCCCTATTAGCATTATAACGCAACCCATAAACACCGAAGTTTGTGAACTTTTAGATACCACCATCTCTGTAATTAGTGACTCCATTGACACTGTGCAATGGGAAGTTAGTACTGATGGTATTAGTTGGGCACCTATTATTGATAATACCACTTATAATGGCTCACAGTCCAGTGATTTAAAAATTTATGCAGCGCCATTATCTATTAACACTTATAAATACCGTGCATTTTTAAACGTAACTGGTAATAGTTGCGGTTTGTATACCAATGAAGTAAATCTAACCGTATACCCACAACCTATAGTAAACCCTACTGTTGTTCTAATTCAATGTGATGATGAAGATGCTTCAACGGTAGGCTACAGCCCATTTAACTTAACTGAAGCCAATGATAAAATTTCAGCAAATGCCGCCAATGAAATATTTACTTATTTTTTAACACAAGCTGCAGCAATTTCTGGAGATATTACAAACCCTAATTATATTAGCAATCCAACAGCATTTACTAACAGAACGATTAGCACAGATGTTATTTGGGCTCGTATTGAATCTCAATTAGGTTGTCCTTCTTTTTCTGAAATCACATTAAATGTTTCATCCACAGCAATCCCTTCAACATTTTTAGTAACCTTTAATCAATGTGATGATTTTCTTGATATCAATGGAAACAACAATTCCAATAATGATGATAGAGATGGTATTGCTACTTTTGATTTCAGTAGTGTAACAGCTACTCTTTTAAGTTTTATCCCTTCGGGACAAAATCCTTTAGCGCCACGTTATTATAGAAATAAAGTGGATGCTTTAGCTGAAGTTAATGAAATTACCAACATTTCAAATTATAGAAATATAGGCTACCCTGGTTCACAAAATATTTATGTCAGGATAGATAGTGCCATTGCAAACGATTGTTTAGGTTTAGGTGCACATATCTTGTTAAATGTAGAACCATTACCAATAGCAAATCCTGTAACAATACCTCGACAATGCGATTATGACTTAAGTGATACCATACTAAGTTATCCTTTTGATACATCACAATTAGAAAACAATATTTTAAATGGACAAAACCCATTGGATGTAACAATAAGCTATTATAATAGTACTGGAGCTCCTTTATTGTATGCAGATGGCACGGCTGTTACAAGCCCAATTCAACCTACATTTTTAACAGAAAATCAAACTATTACCATTCGAGTGACTAATAATGTAATGACAGATCCAAATGGGCCTTGTTATGATGAAACTGATGTAGAATTTATTGTAGATGAACAGCCAATAATTGCTAACACCATTCCAGACCAAATAGTTTGTGACAATGGAAATGATGGTACTGATGAAAACGATGGCCTTCATAGTTTTAACACATCAACTTTTGAAAATATAATTAAAGGTACCCAATCAAATATGGATATCTATTTTAATTATTTAGATAAAGATGGTACTTTAATTACCAAAAGTAACACATTACCAAACCCACTTGTTTCTAGTAACCAAACCATATCCGTGGAAGTAGTAAATCCTAATAACTCAAATTGCTCAGCAACAACTACTATTAATCTAATAGTAAACCCAATACCTGAATTCTCTTTAAATGAAGAAGAAATAGTATGTACTTCAGACCCTACGTTTACAGTAGTTTTAGAAGCGCTTCAAACAAATTCATCAGAAATATTTAATTACAAATGGATTTATGAAGAAGATGGCACTGAGCTCTCAAATTCACCATCCATAGTGGTTTCATCCCCTGGTGCATATACCGCTACACTTGAAAACCCTAATACTTTATGTTCAAAATCCAAAACTGTTTTTGTGAAAGCTTCTGAGATTGCAACTATCAGTTTAAACGATATAGAAATTAACGATTTTTCTGAAAACAACACTGTTACTATTAAAAACCCAACAAATTTAGGTGTTGGATCATATGAATTTTCACTAGAGTCTAAAGATGGAACCATTACCTACCCATTTCAGGAAAACCCTGTGTTTAATAATGTTAGA is a window from the Pseudalgibacter alginicilyticus genome containing:
- a CDS encoding T9SS type B sorting domain-containing protein; protein product: MFNKLILKCFFFIVFNFSGGFISAQLSKTHYIPPLTESGTNSSEPEDHYIYISTPKSTSVSFTIKPVGLGTASYITGSVSNTSPFTYNIGSGRNTPLFVNVNQTSTVQTNKGYIIEAQDVIYVSVRINAGSQAGALVSKGLASLGTTFRVGSYTNENPQSNYLNFVSVMATEDNTQVSFSDLPSGLIIENYSGTTPVITTLNKGESYTLATNSYNNNINRDGLIGCLVTSDKPIVVNCGSTNGSFHNGGGRDYGIDQIVDLSKVGTEYIFVKGDGANGWENVLIVAHSNNTSISINGGTSIATVNAGDYYLIEGNQFNNSGNMYVQTSQPVFVYQGVGATTNEANQGMFFVPPLSCETRGNLDNIANIQSIGNINYTGGISIVTKVGATVTINNSPINNFSSVGPNNVNGKSDYVTYKVTGLSGNISVESTDELYCAYFNFNGAATSGSFYSGFPSPPEINFDAQFVTLGNCIPNVKLKAANIENFDSFQWFFDDGTGYVDMMITTAEITPLLPGKYKLAGIITCTGELLESIEVPISICPDDIDNDGIIDNLDVDNDNDGILNYTESKGNAIINLSDFNDPELIFEDFTRSKTILSGSYTQSNSSGTINPFSGNSSGGFTSVLESAAEAENTLSISFTEPVNIKFEETISLPNTNIDGEYFIVKISPINKNITLVDPDNHLLIDSNFDGIFESGVTQISGSEIHFKINPSPTGNTPFQFLANQVDGFTFIHTSNNATTSTIFNGGLSLTSFKKDTDLDGIEDALDLDSDNDGIPDFIENTGTFIPLSGIDIDLNGLDDAYDITTLPTDTDGDGIYDFYDLDSDNDGIYDLYESGSGLPDLDMNGIVDGNSFGTNGWADAAETTPDSSFIGYILNDLDADNIFSYLDSDSDGDGCTDVIEAGFSDGNGNTFLGDNIPTINYNGLVNNASDGYTLPNSDYLTAAPISIITQPINTEVCELLDTTISVISDSIDTVQWEVSTDGISWAPIIDNTTYNGSQSSDLKIYAAPLSINTYKYRAFLNVTGNSCGLYTNEVNLTVYPQPIVNPTVVLIQCDDEDASTVGYSPFNLTEANDKISANAANEIFTYFLTQAAAISGDITNPNYISNPTAFTNRTISTDVIWARIESQLGCPSFSEITLNVSSTAIPSTFLVTFNQCDDFLDINGNNNSNNDDRDGIATFDFSSVTATLLSFIPSGQNPLAPRYYRNKVDALAEVNEITNISNYRNIGYPGSQNIYVRIDSAIANDCLGLGAHILLNVEPLPIANPVTIPRQCDYDLSDTILSYPFDTSQLENNILNGQNPLDVTISYYNSTGAPLLYADGTAVTSPIQPTFLTENQTITIRVTNNVMTDPNGPCYDETDVEFIVDEQPIIANTIPDQIVCDNGNDGTDENDGLHSFNTSTFENIIKGTQSNMDIYFNYLDKDGTLITKSNTLPNPLVSSNQTISVEVVNPNNSNCSATTTINLIVNPIPEFSLNEEEIVCTSDPTFTVVLEALQTNSSEIFNYKWIYEEDGTELSNSPSIVVSSPGAYTATLENPNTLCSKSKTVFVKASEIATISLNDIEINDFSENNTVTIKNPTNLGVGSYEFSLESKDGTITYPFQENPVFNNVRAGLYTLLVRDAICGTTTIDISVVGYFKFFTPNGDGYNDTWQIKGISSNFQSNSFIYIYDRYGKLLKELNPLEIGWNGTYNGSLMPNDDYWFKVLLEDGRTYTGHFTLKR